One Streptomyces coeruleorubidus DNA segment encodes these proteins:
- a CDS encoding vitamin K epoxide reductase family protein, translated as MSKTTVKDVSAEPEPERAETAPRAEGGSRALALLLVITGAAGLLAAWVITIDKFKILEAKVEGKTFTPGCSLNPVVSCGSVMESKQAAVFGFPNPMLGLVAYGIVIGVGMSLLARARFPRWYWLTFNAGCLFGVGFCAWLMFQSLYRINALCLWCCLAWVATILMFWYVTSFNIRKGFLPAPSWLKGFFDEFTWVMPVLHIGIIGMLILTRWWDFWVS; from the coding sequence ATGAGCAAGACGACAGTCAAGGACGTCTCCGCGGAGCCGGAGCCGGAGCGCGCCGAGACCGCGCCCCGCGCCGAGGGCGGCAGCCGGGCCCTCGCCCTGCTGCTGGTGATCACCGGCGCGGCCGGACTGCTCGCCGCGTGGGTCATCACGATCGACAAGTTCAAGATCCTCGAGGCCAAGGTCGAGGGCAAGACGTTCACCCCCGGGTGCAGCCTCAACCCCGTCGTCTCCTGCGGCAGCGTCATGGAGAGCAAGCAGGCCGCCGTGTTCGGTTTCCCGAACCCGATGCTCGGCCTCGTCGCCTACGGCATCGTCATCGGCGTCGGTATGAGCCTGCTCGCCCGCGCCCGCTTCCCGCGCTGGTACTGGCTCACCTTCAACGCCGGCTGCCTGTTCGGCGTCGGCTTCTGCGCCTGGCTGATGTTCCAGTCCCTGTACCGGATCAACGCGCTGTGCCTGTGGTGCTGCCTGGCCTGGGTCGCGACGATCCTCATGTTCTGGTACGTGACGTCGTTCAACATCCGCAAGGGCTTCCTGCCCGCCCCGAGCTGGCTCAAGGGCTTCTTCGACGAGTTCACCTGGGTCATGCCCGTGCTGCACATCGGCATCATCGGCATGCTGATCCTGACCCGCTGGTGGGACTTCTGGGTGAGCTGA
- a CDS encoding ABC transporter ATP-binding protein, whose product MTAHGYDLAVEVRGLRKRYGDVTAVDGIDLGIRKGEVFGLLGPNGAGKSTTVEILQGNRDRDAGEVSVLGADPASATRAWRSRVGIVWQDESAPAELTVRETVRHFAGYYPRPRGPEEVIGLVGLEAKADSRIKALSGGQRRRLDVALGVIGGPDLLLLDEPTTGFDPAARRQFWSLIRALADEGTTILLTTHYLEEAEALAHRLAVVAKGRIVAEGEPAALRERFGTEALVEWTERDGTPRRERTGTPTRTIAGLMQRFDGEIPGLAVSRPTLEDVYLRLTGQRQEDAR is encoded by the coding sequence ATGACAGCACACGGGTACGACCTCGCCGTGGAGGTGCGGGGACTGCGCAAGCGGTACGGGGACGTGACCGCCGTCGACGGAATCGATCTGGGCATCCGTAAGGGCGAGGTGTTCGGCCTGCTCGGACCCAATGGCGCGGGCAAGAGCACCACGGTGGAGATCCTCCAGGGCAACCGGGACCGGGACGCGGGCGAGGTGTCGGTGCTCGGGGCGGACCCGGCGAGCGCCACGCGCGCGTGGCGCTCGCGCGTGGGAATCGTCTGGCAGGACGAATCGGCGCCCGCCGAGTTGACGGTCCGGGAGACGGTGCGGCACTTCGCCGGCTACTACCCGCGGCCGCGCGGCCCGGAGGAGGTCATCGGCCTGGTCGGTCTGGAGGCGAAGGCGGACAGCCGGATCAAGGCGCTGTCGGGTGGCCAGCGCCGGCGTCTGGACGTGGCGCTCGGCGTGATCGGCGGTCCGGACCTGCTGCTTCTGGACGAGCCGACGACCGGGTTCGATCCGGCGGCCCGGCGGCAGTTCTGGTCGCTGATCCGGGCTCTGGCCGACGAGGGCACGACCATCCTGCTGACCACGCACTACCTGGAGGAGGCGGAGGCCCTCGCGCACCGGCTGGCCGTCGTCGCGAAGGGCCGGATCGTCGCCGAGGGCGAGCCCGCGGCGTTACGGGAGCGGTTCGGCACCGAGGCGCTCGTCGAGTGGACGGAGCGGGACGGCACCCCGCGCAGGGAGCGGACGGGGACGCCGACCAGGACGATCGCCGGGCTCATGCAGCGCTTCGACGGTGAGATCCCGGGGCTGGCGGTGAGCCGGCCCACGCTGGAGGACGTCTACCTCCGGCTGACCGGACAGCGGCAGGAGGACGCGCGATGA
- a CDS encoding ABC transporter permease — protein MTRTAVRDRGAVGAEGLPGAWGLGLRRGALEIRQFFRQRDQVVFTFAFPVVFLFLFASIFRDDVAGAGIIASQLYVPAMMAAGIMSTSFQALGISIAVEREEKVLRRLRGTPMPPTAYFLGKIWLVLFTGLLETVILLLVGTAVYDVNLPSDAGRWFDLTWIFVLGITACALLGIAISSVPRSANSASSVVVLPFLVLQFMSGVYIAIGTIPDWMLTIGALFPLKWMCQGLRGVFLPESAQVLEQAGSWELGRVALVLAAWCVGGLVLCLLTFRWKDRREG, from the coding sequence ATGACCAGGACCGCCGTACGGGACCGCGGTGCGGTCGGCGCCGAGGGGCTGCCCGGTGCCTGGGGGCTGGGGCTGCGGCGGGGCGCCCTGGAGATCAGGCAGTTCTTCCGGCAGCGCGACCAGGTGGTGTTCACGTTCGCCTTCCCGGTCGTCTTCCTGTTCCTGTTCGCGTCGATCTTCCGGGACGACGTGGCGGGCGCGGGCATCATCGCCTCGCAGTTGTACGTCCCGGCGATGATGGCCGCCGGCATCATGTCGACGAGTTTCCAGGCGCTCGGCATCTCGATCGCCGTGGAGCGGGAGGAGAAGGTGCTGCGCCGCCTGCGTGGCACGCCGATGCCGCCGACGGCGTACTTCCTCGGCAAGATCTGGCTGGTTCTTTTCACCGGTCTGCTGGAGACGGTGATCCTGCTCCTCGTCGGCACGGCCGTGTACGACGTGAACCTGCCGTCCGACGCGGGCCGCTGGTTCGACCTGACGTGGATCTTCGTGCTCGGGATCACGGCGTGCGCCCTGCTCGGCATCGCGATCAGCTCGGTGCCGAGGTCCGCGAACAGCGCGAGTTCCGTGGTGGTGCTGCCCTTCCTGGTCCTGCAGTTCATGTCCGGGGTGTACATAGCGATCGGCACCATCCCGGACTGGATGCTGACCATCGGTGCGCTGTTCCCGCTGAAGTGGATGTGCCAGGGGCTGCGCGGGGTGTTCCTGCCGGAGTCGGCTCAGGTGCTGGAGCAGGCGGGGAGCTGGGAACTCGGGCGCGTGGCCCTGGTGCTCGCCGCATGGTGCGTCGGAGGATTGGTGCTGTGCCTGCTGACGTTCCGCTGGAAGGACCGGCGCGAGGGATGA
- a CDS encoding sensor histidine kinase, producing the protein MSGATDAGSAYTWELSFRLWDTYFALIWLATLVFVLGAGRPGWPVRVVAAALLVLLIPLFVGVGRPLLRQDPSDERRALVYLTAALALFLPSAVLVGETRLMTFALVPQCFMTLRMRWALVAVAVINFAPVIGWALLWWPSDEDVFFNVLFAVVTFVFSAAVGGWVIRIIEQSQERAALITELDASRHEVARLSTAHGALAERERLAREIHDTLAQGFTSLVMLIQAVEAELDHDLPEARRHLRLMDETARQNLAEARALVAGGAPADLEGASLPDALGRLAARHDAVLEVTGPVRTLPAGPEVVALRACQEALANARKHAGSSVAVGVSLAYADDTLTVSVRDDGPGFDPAAVRGGYGLAGLRARAVEVGGTAEVRSAPGDGTVVTVRLPVVRRETP; encoded by the coding sequence ATGAGCGGTGCGACGGATGCCGGCAGCGCCTACACCTGGGAGCTCTCGTTCCGGCTCTGGGACACGTACTTCGCGCTCATCTGGCTGGCCACCCTGGTGTTCGTGCTCGGCGCGGGACGCCCGGGGTGGCCGGTCCGTGTCGTGGCGGCGGCGCTGCTCGTCCTGCTGATCCCGCTGTTCGTGGGGGTGGGGCGGCCGCTCCTGCGTCAGGACCCGTCCGACGAGCGACGGGCGCTCGTCTATCTCACCGCGGCGCTGGCGCTGTTCCTTCCGTCGGCGGTCCTCGTCGGGGAGACGCGGCTGATGACGTTCGCGCTCGTCCCGCAGTGCTTCATGACGCTGCGGATGCGCTGGGCGCTGGTGGCGGTGGCCGTCATCAACTTCGCCCCGGTGATCGGCTGGGCGCTGCTGTGGTGGCCCAGCGACGAGGACGTCTTCTTCAACGTGCTGTTCGCCGTGGTCACGTTCGTCTTCTCGGCGGCGGTGGGTGGCTGGGTCATCCGGATCATCGAGCAGAGCCAGGAACGGGCGGCGCTGATCACCGAGTTGGACGCCAGCCGCCACGAGGTCGCGCGGCTGTCGACGGCGCACGGTGCGCTGGCCGAGCGGGAGCGGCTGGCCCGGGAGATCCACGACACGCTCGCGCAGGGTTTCACCAGTCTGGTGATGCTGATCCAGGCGGTCGAGGCGGAGCTGGACCACGACCTGCCCGAGGCGCGGCGTCATCTGCGGCTGATGGACGAGACGGCCCGGCAGAACCTCGCAGAGGCCCGGGCCCTGGTCGCCGGGGGCGCGCCCGCCGACCTGGAGGGCGCCTCCCTTCCGGACGCGCTGGGCCGGCTCGCCGCGCGCCATGACGCGGTGCTGGAGGTGACCGGCCCGGTCCGCACACTGCCCGCCGGTCCCGAGGTGGTCGCCCTGCGCGCCTGCCAGGAGGCGCTGGCCAACGCCCGTAAGCACGCGGGGAGTTCCGTGGCGGTCGGTGTCTCGCTGGCGTACGCCGACGACACGCTGACCGTGTCCGTACGGGACGACGGGCCCGGCTTCGACCCGGCTGCCGTTCGCGGCGGTTACGGTCTGGCGGGGCTGCGGGCCCGGGCCGTCGAAGTGGGCGGAACCGCCGAGGTGCGCAGTGCCCCCGGCGACGGCACGGTCGTGACCGTCCGGCTGCCGGTCGTGAGGAGGGAGACGCCGTGA
- the hisS gene encoding histidine--tRNA ligase, giving the protein MSTFKAPKGTYDLIPPDSAKYLAVREAIAAPLRNSGYGYIETPGFENVELFARGVGESTDIVTKEMYAFETKGGDRLALRPEGTASVLRAALEANLHKAGNLPVKLWYSGSYYRYERPQKGRYRHFSQVGAEAIGAEDPALDAELIILADQAYRSLGLSNFRILLNSLGDKECRPVYRTALQDFLRGLDLDEDTLGRAEINPLRVLDDKRESVQKQLGDAPLLRDYLCDACKAYHEEVRELITAAGVAFEDDPKLVRGLDYYTRTTFEFVHDGLGSQSAVGGGGRYDGLSEMIGGPALPSVGWALGVDRTVLALEAEGVELELPVTTSVFAVPLGEEARRVLFAKVTELRKNGIAADFSYGGKGLKGAMKNANRSGARYTIVVGERDLAEGVVQLKDMESGEQTAVGVNEIVAELEARLG; this is encoded by the coding sequence GTGAGCACCTTCAAGGCCCCCAAGGGCACGTACGACCTGATCCCGCCGGACTCCGCGAAGTACCTCGCGGTCCGCGAGGCGATCGCCGCACCGCTGCGCAACTCCGGCTACGGCTACATCGAGACACCGGGCTTCGAGAACGTCGAACTCTTCGCGCGCGGCGTCGGCGAGTCCACGGACATCGTGACCAAGGAGATGTACGCCTTCGAGACGAAGGGCGGCGACAGGCTGGCCCTGCGCCCCGAGGGAACGGCCTCCGTCCTGCGTGCCGCGCTGGAGGCCAACCTGCACAAGGCGGGCAACCTCCCGGTCAAGCTCTGGTACTCCGGCTCGTACTACCGCTACGAGCGCCCCCAGAAGGGCCGCTACCGCCACTTCTCCCAGGTCGGTGCCGAGGCGATCGGTGCCGAGGACCCGGCGCTGGACGCCGAGCTGATCATCCTGGCCGACCAGGCGTACCGCTCCCTGGGCCTCAGTAACTTCCGGATCCTGCTCAACAGCCTGGGCGACAAGGAGTGCCGCCCGGTGTACCGGACGGCGCTGCAGGACTTCCTGCGCGGCCTGGACCTGGACGAGGACACTCTGGGCCGGGCGGAGATCAACCCGCTGCGCGTCCTGGACGACAAGCGTGAGTCGGTCCAGAAGCAGCTGGGGGACGCCCCGCTGCTGCGCGACTACCTCTGCGACGCCTGCAAGGCGTACCACGAGGAGGTGCGCGAGCTGATCACGGCGGCCGGCGTCGCCTTCGAGGACGACCCGAAGCTGGTGCGTGGCCTGGACTACTACACCCGCACGACGTTCGAGTTCGTCCACGACGGCCTGGGCTCCCAGTCCGCCGTCGGTGGCGGCGGGCGCTACGACGGCCTGTCCGAGATGATCGGCGGCCCCGCGCTGCCGTCCGTCGGCTGGGCCCTCGGCGTCGACCGCACGGTCCTCGCGCTGGAGGCGGAGGGCGTCGAGCTCGAACTCCCCGTCACCACCAGCGTGTTCGCCGTCCCGCTCGGCGAGGAGGCCCGCCGGGTCCTGTTCGCCAAGGTCACGGAGCTGCGCAAGAACGGCATCGCGGCCGACTTCTCCTACGGCGGCAAGGGCCTCAAGGGCGCGATGAAGAACGCCAACCGCAGCGGCGCCCGCTACACGATCGTCGTCGGCGAACGCGACCTCGCCGAGGGCGTCGTCCAGCTCAAGGACATGGAGTCGGGCGAGCAGACGGCGGTGGGCGTGAACGAGATCGTGGCGGAGCTGGAAGCGCGACTGGGCTGA
- a CDS encoding MBL fold metallo-hydrolase — MLIAGFPAGAWGTNCYLVAPAAGEECVIIDPGHQAADGVEETIRKHRLKPVAVVLTHGHIDHVASVVPVCGAHDVPAWIHPDDRYMMSDPEKGIGRSIGMPLLGELTVGEPDDVKELADGAKLELAGLELSVAHAPGHTKGSVTFGMPEAADIPPILFSGDLLFAGSIGRTDLPGGDMAEMLDSLARVCLPLDDSTVVLSGHGPQTTIGQERATNPYLRQVAAGQGAAEAPRRGM; from the coding sequence GTGCTCATTGCCGGGTTCCCCGCCGGGGCCTGGGGGACGAACTGCTACCTCGTCGCCCCCGCCGCCGGTGAGGAGTGCGTGATCATCGACCCCGGCCATCAGGCCGCCGACGGTGTCGAGGAAACGATCAGAAAGCATCGCCTCAAGCCCGTCGCGGTCGTCCTCACGCACGGCCACATCGACCATGTGGCCTCGGTCGTCCCGGTGTGCGGCGCGCACGACGTGCCGGCCTGGATCCACCCCGACGACCGGTACATGATGAGCGACCCGGAGAAGGGAATCGGCCGTTCCATCGGGATGCCGCTCCTGGGCGAGCTGACCGTGGGGGAGCCCGACGACGTCAAGGAGCTGGCCGACGGTGCGAAGCTGGAGCTGGCGGGCCTGGAGCTGTCTGTCGCGCACGCGCCGGGCCATACCAAGGGGTCGGTGACCTTCGGCATGCCCGAGGCGGCGGACATCCCGCCGATCCTGTTCTCGGGCGACCTGCTGTTCGCCGGCTCCATCGGACGCACCGACCTGCCCGGCGGTGACATGGCCGAGATGCTCGACTCGCTGGCCCGCGTGTGCCTGCCGCTCGACGACTCGACCGTGGTGCTGTCCGGCCACGGCCCCCAGACGACCATCGGCCAGGAGCGCGCCACCAACCCGTACCTGCGGCAGGTGGCGGCCGGCCAGGGAGCTGCCGAGGCTCCCCGACGAGGAATGTGA
- a CDS encoding peptidylprolyl isomerase, with product MVSQEQRRRQLAREKYLRQQQRRTDARRKARIRNSVIASVVGVVVVLSVSVYLTKPFEDDGKKENAGAEVTPSASPSKAPDPCEKPAAGKVKSETWKKEPAMTIDESAKYTMKLDTTCGEIDIALKASAAPHTVNSFNFLAGKGYFDHSKCHRLTSQNIYVLQCGDPQGTGMGGPGYTIPDENLKDKSLKGGVYPAGTVAMANQYNAQTKQGRNSGGSQFFLVYQDSQLPPDYTPFGTVSEAGMKVLKKIADAGAEAPDPQTGNTAPNATVVINKATVTKS from the coding sequence GTGGTCAGCCAGGAACAGCGGCGGCGTCAGCTCGCCCGTGAGAAGTACTTGCGGCAGCAGCAGCGACGCACTGACGCACGGCGCAAGGCCCGTATCCGCAACTCCGTGATCGCCTCGGTTGTGGGCGTGGTCGTGGTGCTCTCCGTGTCGGTCTATCTGACCAAGCCGTTCGAGGACGACGGCAAGAAGGAGAACGCGGGAGCGGAGGTCACCCCGAGCGCCTCGCCCAGCAAGGCCCCGGATCCGTGTGAGAAGCCCGCCGCTGGCAAGGTCAAGTCGGAGACCTGGAAGAAGGAACCGGCGATGACGATCGACGAGTCGGCGAAGTACACGATGAAGCTGGACACGACCTGCGGCGAAATAGACATCGCGCTGAAGGCGTCGGCGGCCCCGCACACCGTCAACTCGTTCAACTTCCTCGCCGGCAAGGGCTACTTCGACCACAGCAAGTGCCACCGGCTCACCAGCCAGAACATCTACGTCCTCCAGTGCGGCGACCCGCAGGGCACCGGCATGGGCGGCCCCGGCTACACGATCCCGGACGAGAATCTGAAGGACAAGAGCCTCAAGGGCGGGGTGTATCCGGCGGGCACGGTCGCGATGGCGAACCAGTACAACGCCCAGACGAAGCAGGGCCGCAACAGCGGCGGCAGCCAGTTCTTCCTCGTCTACCAGGACAGTCAGCTGCCGCCCGACTACACACCGTTCGGAACGGTGTCCGAGGCGGGCATGAAGGTCCTCAAGAAAATCGCCGACGCCGGAGCCGAGGCCCCGGACCCTCAGACGGGCAACACGGCACCCAACGCGACGGTCGTGATCAACAAGGCCACGGTCACCAAATCCTGA
- a CDS encoding DUF349 domain-containing protein has protein sequence MSSDPWGRVDETGTVYVRTADGEQVVGSWQAGSPEEALAYFERKYEGLVVEIGLLEKRVKTTDLSAKDAQAAIDHIREQVDAHHAVGDLDALRVRLDKLTELVEARREERKAQRAKQSDEARKAKEALVAEAEELSQSDQWRAAGERLRALVDTWKGLPRLDRKSDDELWHRFSHARSAFSKRRKQHFAQLDAQREDARRIKERLVAEAEALSNSTDWGATAARYRELMAEWKAAGRAQREHEDDLWNRFRGAQDVFFAARSSVFAERDAEQAENLKLKEELAEEAEKLLPITDLKASRAAFRSINERWEAIGHVPRDARPKVEGRMHAVERALQEAEEAEWRRTNPEARARAEGLTGQLQAAVDKLRGQIEQARAQGNNAKADKLERELEGRQALLDQALKGLQEFGG, from the coding sequence GTGAGCAGCGACCCGTGGGGCCGCGTCGACGAGACGGGGACCGTGTACGTGCGTACGGCCGACGGCGAGCAGGTCGTCGGTTCCTGGCAGGCAGGCTCCCCCGAGGAGGCGCTGGCCTATTTCGAGCGCAAGTACGAGGGCCTGGTTGTCGAGATCGGCCTCCTCGAGAAGCGAGTGAAGACCACCGACCTGTCGGCGAAGGACGCCCAGGCCGCCATCGACCACATCCGGGAGCAGGTCGACGCGCACCACGCGGTGGGCGACCTGGACGCCCTGCGGGTCCGGCTGGACAAGCTCACCGAGTTGGTGGAGGCGCGCCGCGAGGAGCGCAAGGCGCAGCGGGCGAAGCAGTCCGACGAGGCGCGCAAGGCCAAGGAGGCGCTGGTCGCCGAGGCGGAGGAGCTGTCGCAGTCCGACCAGTGGCGGGCGGCCGGTGAGCGGCTGCGGGCCCTGGTGGACACCTGGAAGGGTCTGCCGCGTCTGGACCGCAAGTCCGACGACGAGCTGTGGCACCGGTTCTCGCACGCGCGGTCGGCGTTCTCCAAGCGGCGCAAGCAGCACTTCGCGCAGCTGGACGCCCAGCGCGAGGATGCGCGACGGATCAAGGAGCGGCTGGTCGCCGAGGCCGAGGCGCTGTCGAACTCGACGGACTGGGGTGCGACGGCCGCGCGCTACCGCGAGCTGATGGCCGAGTGGAAGGCCGCCGGTCGCGCCCAGCGCGAACACGAGGACGACCTGTGGAACCGCTTCCGCGGCGCCCAGGACGTCTTCTTCGCCGCGCGCAGCTCGGTCTTCGCCGAGCGGGACGCCGAGCAGGCGGAGAACCTGAAGCTCAAGGAGGAGCTGGCCGAGGAGGCCGAGAAGCTCCTGCCGATCACGGATCTGAAGGCCTCCCGGGCCGCGTTCCGTTCGATCAACGAGCGCTGGGAGGCCATCGGTCATGTGCCGCGCGACGCCCGGCCCAAGGTCGAGGGCCGTATGCACGCCGTCGAGCGGGCCCTCCAGGAGGCGGAGGAGGCCGAGTGGCGCCGGACGAACCCGGAGGCACGCGCGCGTGCCGAGGGTCTGACCGGTCAGCTCCAGGCCGCCGTGGACAAGCTGAGGGGGCAGATCGAGCAGGCCCGGGCGCAGGGCAACAACGCCAAGGCCGACAAGCTCGAGCGTGAGCTCGAGGGCCGCCAGGCGCTGCTGGACCAGGCGCTGAAGGGTCTCCAGGAGTTCGGAGGCTGA
- the relA gene encoding GTP pyrophosphokinase, producing MPDEAQHLTAAKPESASAAAAKPAPNAPHATNDTRGPVEHAQSAPVDKPAEQSRPKPAPPVRQASGQPARSGSSNRVRARLARLGVQRANPYNPVLEPLLRIVRSNDPKIETSTLRQIERAYQVAERWHRGQKRKSGDPYITHPLAVTTILAELGMDPATLMAGLLHDTVEDTEYGLDDLRRDFGDVVTLLVDGVTKLDKVKFGEAAQAETVRKMVVAMAKDPRVLVIKLADRLHNMRTMRYLKREKQEKKARETLEIYAPLAHRLGMNTIKWELEDLAFAILYPKMYDEIVRLVAERAPKRDEYLAIVTDEVQQDLRAARIKATVTGRPKHYYSVYQKMIVRGRDFAEIYDLVGIRVLVDTVRDCYAALGTVHARWNPVPGRFKDYIAMPKFNMYQSLHTTVIGPGGKPVELQIRTFDMHRRAEYGIAAHWKYKQEAVAGASKVRTDAPRSSGKDKDAINDMAWLRQLLDWQKETEDPGEFLESLRFDLSRNEVFVFTPKGDVIALPAGATPVDFAYAVHTEVGHRTIGARVNGRLVPLESTLDNGDLVEVFTSKAPGAGPSRDWLGFVKSPRARNKIRAWFSKERRDEAIEQGKDAIVRAMRKQNLPIQRILTGDSLVTLAHEMRYADISALYAAIGEGHVSAQNIVQKLVQALGGEEAATEEIDESIPPARGRSRKRRSSADPGVVVKGVEDVWVKLARCCTPVPGDPIMGFVTRGSGVSVHRTDCVNVDSLSREPERILEVEWAPTQSSVFLVAIQVEALDRSRLLSDVTRVLSDQHVNILSAAVQTSRDRVATSRFTFEMGDPKHLGHVLKAVRGVEGVYDVYRVTSARSRS from the coding sequence TTGCCAGACGAGGCCCAGCACCTGACCGCCGCCAAGCCCGAGTCCGCCTCGGCAGCGGCGGCGAAGCCCGCGCCGAACGCGCCCCACGCGACGAACGACACCCGCGGGCCGGTCGAGCACGCCCAGTCGGCGCCCGTCGACAAGCCCGCCGAGCAGTCGCGCCCCAAGCCTGCCCCGCCGGTGCGGCAGGCCTCCGGTCAGCCGGCCCGCAGCGGCTCCTCCAACCGCGTCCGCGCCCGTCTGGCCCGGCTCGGCGTGCAGCGCGCGAACCCGTACAACCCGGTGCTGGAGCCGCTGCTGCGGATAGTGCGCAGCAACGACCCCAAGATCGAGACGTCGACGCTCCGCCAGATCGAGCGCGCCTACCAGGTCGCCGAGCGCTGGCACCGCGGCCAGAAGCGCAAGAGCGGCGACCCGTACATCACGCACCCCCTCGCCGTGACGACCATCCTCGCCGAGCTGGGCATGGATCCGGCCACCCTGATGGCCGGCCTGCTGCACGACACGGTCGAGGACACCGAGTACGGCCTGGACGACCTGCGCCGCGACTTCGGCGACGTCGTCACCCTGCTCGTCGACGGCGTCACCAAACTGGACAAGGTCAAGTTCGGCGAGGCGGCGCAGGCCGAGACCGTGCGCAAGATGGTCGTCGCCATGGCCAAGGACCCGCGCGTCCTGGTCATCAAGCTCGCCGACCGCCTGCACAACATGCGCACCATGCGCTACCTCAAGCGCGAGAAGCAGGAGAAGAAGGCGCGCGAGACCCTGGAGATCTACGCGCCGCTCGCCCACCGCCTGGGCATGAACACCATCAAGTGGGAGCTGGAGGACCTCGCCTTCGCGATCCTCTACCCCAAGATGTACGACGAGATCGTCCGCCTGGTCGCCGAGCGCGCCCCGAAGCGCGACGAGTACCTCGCCATCGTCACCGACGAGGTCCAGCAGGACCTGCGGGCGGCCCGCATCAAGGCGACGGTCACCGGCCGCCCGAAGCACTACTACAGCGTCTACCAGAAGATGATCGTCCGCGGCCGTGACTTCGCGGAGATCTACGACCTGGTGGGCATCCGCGTCCTCGTGGACACCGTCCGCGACTGCTACGCGGCCCTCGGCACGGTGCACGCGCGATGGAACCCGGTCCCCGGCCGGTTCAAGGACTACATCGCGATGCCCAAGTTCAACATGTACCAGTCGCTGCACACGACGGTCATCGGCCCCGGCGGCAAACCGGTCGAGCTCCAGATCCGCACGTTCGACATGCACCGCCGCGCCGAGTACGGCATCGCCGCGCACTGGAAGTACAAGCAGGAGGCCGTCGCCGGCGCCTCCAAGGTGCGCACCGACGCGCCCAGGTCCTCCGGCAAGGACAAGGACGCCATCAACGACATGGCGTGGCTGCGGCAGCTCCTCGACTGGCAGAAGGAGACCGAGGACCCCGGCGAGTTCCTGGAGTCGCTGCGCTTCGACCTGTCCCGCAACGAGGTCTTCGTCTTCACCCCCAAGGGCGACGTCATAGCGCTCCCCGCCGGTGCCACTCCGGTGGACTTCGCCTACGCGGTCCACACCGAGGTCGGCCACCGCACGATAGGCGCCCGGGTCAACGGCCGGCTGGTCCCGCTGGAATCCACCCTCGACAACGGCGACCTGGTCGAGGTCTTCACCTCCAAGGCACCCGGCGCCGGCCCCTCCCGCGACTGGCTCGGCTTCGTCAAGTCACCGCGCGCCCGCAACAAGATCCGGGCCTGGTTCTCCAAGGAACGCCGCGACGAGGCGATCGAGCAGGGCAAGGACGCCATCGTCCGCGCGATGCGCAAGCAGAACCTGCCGATCCAGCGGATCCTGACCGGCGACTCCCTGGTGACCCTCGCGCACGAGATGCGCTACGCGGACATCTCCGCGCTGTACGCGGCGATCGGCGAGGGCCATGTCTCCGCGCAGAACATCGTGCAGAAGCTCGTCCAGGCCCTCGGCGGTGAGGAGGCCGCCACCGAGGAGATCGACGAGTCGATCCCGCCGGCCCGCGGCCGCAGCCGCAAGCGCCGCTCCAGCGCCGACCCGGGCGTCGTCGTCAAGGGCGTCGAGGACGTGTGGGTCAAGCTGGCCCGCTGCTGTACGCCCGTCCCCGGCGATCCCATCATGGGCTTCGTCACGCGCGGCAGCGGCGTATCGGTTCACCGCACCGACTGCGTCAACGTCGACTCGCTGTCCCGCGAGCCCGAGCGCATCCTCGAAGTCGAGTGGGCGCCCACCCAGTCCTCGGTCTTCCTGGTCGCCATCCAGGTCGAGGCCCTGGACCGCTCCCGGCTCCTGTCGGACGTCACCCGCGTGCTGTCCGACCAGCACGTCAACATCCTCTCCGCGGCTGTCCAGACCTCTCGCGACCGCGTCGCCACCTCCCGCTTCACCTTCGAGATGGGCGACCCGAAGCATCTCGGCCATGTGCTGAAGGCGGTCCGCGGCGTGGAGGGCGTCTACGACGTGTACCGGGTGACGTCGGCGCGCAGCAGGTCGTAA
- a CDS encoding adenine phosphoribosyltransferase yields MTDIRELLLSRIRDVADYPEPGVMFKDITPLLADPAAFTALTDALAEIAERTGATKIVGLEARGFILGAPVAVRAGLGFIPVRKAGKLPGATLAQAYDLEYGSAEIEVHAEDLTADDRVLVVDDVLATGGTAEASIQLIRRAGAEVAGLAVLMELGFLSGRARLEPALNGAPLEALLTV; encoded by the coding sequence ATGACCGACATCAGGGAGCTGCTGCTCAGCCGCATCAGGGACGTGGCGGACTACCCGGAGCCGGGCGTGATGTTCAAGGACATCACCCCGCTCCTGGCGGACCCGGCGGCATTCACCGCGCTCACCGACGCCCTCGCCGAGATCGCCGAGCGCACCGGTGCCACCAAGATCGTCGGCCTGGAGGCCCGGGGCTTCATCCTCGGCGCCCCGGTCGCCGTTCGCGCCGGCCTCGGCTTCATCCCCGTACGCAAGGCGGGCAAGCTCCCCGGAGCCACCCTCGCCCAGGCCTACGACCTGGAGTACGGCTCGGCGGAGATCGAGGTGCACGCCGAGGACCTGACCGCCGACGACCGCGTCCTGGTCGTCGACGACGTCCTCGCCACCGGCGGCACCGCCGAGGCCTCGATCCAGCTCATCCGCCGGGCCGGCGCCGAGGTCGCGGGTCTCGCCGTCCTCATGGAGCTCGGCTTCCTGAGCGGCCGCGCCCGCCTGGAACCGGCTCTGAACGGTGCCCCGCTGGAGGCGCTGCTCACGGTCTAG